A single region of the Halobellus ruber genome encodes:
- a CDS encoding PhzF family phenazine biosynthesis protein, protein MDTRRALLVDAFTADPLAGNAAGVVPEAEGLSTDRMAAVAAELAVSETAFLLPSDDADRRLRYFSPTQEVDLCGHATIAAHAHLHEEGAIDPGEYTVETNVGVLDVDVDPDGVVRMTQDRPEVRRVDVGYDRLGDALGIDPAALRDVGADLPTAVASTGLAFLMVPVNFLEHLSAADPDDAALDALAAEYDAAGVYAFTFDALEGDSTLHARAFAPGLGIPEDPATGTAAGACGAYLREVSAFDDELPAEMVFEQGHFVDRPGRIRVQIGAEVRVGGRAVTSLDGRLAVPPEADDDIIEA, encoded by the coding sequence ATGGACACCCGCCGTGCGCTGCTCGTCGACGCGTTCACCGCCGACCCCCTCGCCGGCAACGCCGCTGGCGTCGTCCCCGAGGCTGAGGGCCTCTCGACCGATCGGATGGCCGCCGTCGCCGCCGAACTCGCGGTCAGCGAGACCGCCTTCCTCCTCCCCTCGGACGACGCCGACCGTCGGCTCCGGTACTTCTCGCCGACGCAGGAGGTCGACCTCTGCGGCCACGCCACGATCGCGGCCCACGCGCACCTCCACGAGGAGGGCGCGATCGACCCCGGCGAGTACACCGTCGAGACCAACGTCGGCGTGCTCGACGTCGATGTCGACCCCGACGGGGTCGTCCGGATGACGCAGGATCGCCCGGAGGTTCGCCGCGTCGACGTCGGCTACGACCGGCTCGGCGACGCCCTGGGTATCGACCCCGCCGCGCTCCGCGACGTCGGTGCGGACCTCCCGACGGCGGTCGCCTCGACCGGGCTCGCCTTCCTGATGGTCCCGGTGAACTTCCTGGAGCATCTGAGCGCGGCCGACCCCGACGACGCCGCGCTCGACGCGCTTGCGGCCGAGTACGACGCCGCCGGCGTCTACGCGTTCACGTTCGACGCCCTGGAAGGCGACTCCACGCTCCACGCCCGCGCGTTCGCCCCGGGGCTCGGGATCCCGGAGGACCCGGCCACGGGAACTGCCGCCGGCGCCTGCGGCGCGTACCTCCGCGAGGTGTCCGCCTTCGACGACGAACTCCCGGCGGAGATGGTCTTCGAGCAGGGCCACTTCGTCGACCGCCCGGGTCGGATCCGGGTTCAGATCGGCGCGGAGGTCCGCGTCGGCGGCCGCGCGGTGACGTCGCTCGACGGACGGCTCGCGGTCCCGCCCGAGGCGGACGACGACATCATCGAGGCGTAG
- the mtnP gene encoding S-methyl-5'-thioadenosine phosphorylase, whose protein sequence is MAIGFIGGSGIYDALPLENTREVDVETPFGRPAAPPTVGEFGDTGREVVFVPRHGVDHQHSPTTLPYRANIFALKELGVTHVLASNAVGSLREGLPPQTLVLPDQIYDRTKHRDLTFFEEGIVVHQQFAEPYCPELNGILEDAAESATDADVVRGGTYVCIEGPQFSTRAESEFYRTQGWDVVGMTTIPEAKLAREAELAYATIAGVTDYDVWNDDSQVSLAEVLENAAANETAIKETVEAAIEAIPEDHACDCHSALANTINTPDDAIPESTTEELEPLIGDYVE, encoded by the coding sequence ATGGCCATCGGATTCATCGGCGGCAGCGGGATCTACGACGCCCTGCCGCTCGAGAACACGCGCGAGGTCGACGTGGAGACGCCGTTCGGACGCCCCGCTGCGCCGCCGACGGTCGGGGAGTTCGGCGATACCGGCCGGGAGGTCGTCTTCGTGCCCCGCCACGGCGTCGACCACCAGCACTCGCCGACGACGCTGCCGTACCGCGCGAACATCTTCGCGCTGAAGGAACTCGGCGTCACGCACGTGCTGGCGTCGAACGCGGTCGGCAGCCTCCGGGAGGGGCTGCCCCCACAGACGCTGGTGCTCCCAGACCAGATCTACGACCGGACGAAACACCGCGATCTGACCTTCTTCGAGGAGGGGATCGTCGTCCACCAGCAGTTCGCGGAACCGTACTGCCCGGAGCTCAACGGGATCCTCGAAGACGCCGCCGAATCGGCCACCGACGCCGACGTGGTTCGGGGCGGCACATACGTCTGCATCGAGGGCCCGCAGTTCTCCACGCGCGCCGAAAGCGAGTTCTACCGCACGCAGGGCTGGGATGTCGTTGGGATGACCACGATCCCGGAGGCGAAGCTCGCACGCGAGGCCGAGCTGGCGTACGCGACGATCGCGGGCGTCACCGACTACGACGTGTGGAACGACGACAGCCAGGTGAGCTTAGCGGAGGTCTTGGAGAACGCGGCGGCAAACGAGACCGCGATCAAGGAGACCGTCGAGGCCGCGATCGAGGCGATCCCGGAGGACCACGCCTGCGACTGTCACTCGGCGCTCGCGAACACGATCAACACGCCCGACGACGCGATCCCGGAATCGACGACGGAGGAGTTAGAGCCGCTGATCGGGGACTACGTGGAGTAG
- a CDS encoding RNA-protein complex protein Nop10: protein MRSDIRVCAAWRDAHDRPVYTLGDTCPACGADAENSAPAPFDPEDAYGEYRRALKRRGRE, encoded by the coding sequence ATGAGATCGGACATCCGCGTGTGTGCGGCGTGGCGCGACGCCCACGACCGCCCGGTCTACACCCTCGGCGACACCTGCCCGGCGTGCGGCGCCGACGCCGAGAACTCCGCGCCGGCGCCGTTCGACCCGGAGGACGCCTACGGCGAGTACCGACGCGCTCTTAAACGCCGCGGCCGCGAGTGA
- a CDS encoding proteasome assembly chaperone family protein yields the protein MDDIEVETVAEPTLHDPALIEGLPGVGHVGKLAAEHLLEEFDSELAVRVHSDEFPPQVGIGDDGVASLACAEFHAVDAGDRDLLVLTGDHQAQSHSGHYHVTDAFLDVAASFDVTDIYALGGVPTGELVEEPDVLGAVGDEAGLDPLKAAGVEFREGEPAGGIVGVSGLLLGLGERRGFDASCLMGETSGYLVDPTSAQAVLEVLEEVVGFEVGYDSLEERAEEMKEVVEKIQEMQSQQQGMPADDDLRYIG from the coding sequence ATGGACGATATCGAAGTCGAGACGGTCGCGGAGCCGACGCTCCACGATCCGGCGCTGATCGAGGGGCTGCCCGGCGTCGGCCACGTCGGCAAGCTGGCCGCCGAACACCTGCTCGAGGAGTTCGACTCCGAACTCGCGGTCCGGGTCCACTCCGACGAGTTCCCCCCACAGGTCGGGATCGGCGACGACGGGGTCGCCTCGCTGGCGTGTGCGGAGTTCCACGCCGTCGACGCCGGCGACCGCGACCTGCTGGTGTTGACCGGCGACCACCAGGCGCAGTCCCATTCCGGACATTACCACGTCACCGACGCGTTCTTGGATGTCGCCGCGTCGTTCGACGTCACCGACATCTACGCGCTGGGTGGCGTCCCGACCGGCGAACTCGTCGAGGAACCCGACGTGCTGGGCGCCGTCGGCGACGAGGCGGGGCTCGATCCGCTGAAGGCGGCGGGCGTGGAGTTCCGGGAGGGCGAGCCCGCGGGGGGAATCGTCGGCGTCAGCGGCCTCCTCCTGGGCCTCGGCGAGCGCCGCGGCTTCGACGCGTCGTGTCTGATGGGCGAGACCAGCGGCTACCTCGTCGACCCCACAAGCGCACAGGCGGTGCTGGAAGTCTTAGAGGAGGTCGTCGGCTTCGAGGTCGGCTACGATTCCTTAGAGGAGCGCGCTGAGGAAATGAAGGAGGTCGTCGAGAAGATCCAGGAGATGCAGAGCCAACAGCAGGGGATGCCCGCCGACGACGACCTGCGGTACATCGGGTAG
- a CDS encoding segregation and condensation protein A, which translates to MTDSAGAPPAAGDSFPNGVRTDRDPGGNPPGPDGADDEEVEPVEVLVQLAEDGEIDPWDVDLVEATDAFLERLAETDLRTSGRALFYAAVLLRMKSDALLEPEEDEEPEPEPWEAALEGPGDPIADRADDGAAGFDPVDALEAEMDRRLERKQARGSPETLDELVRELREAEGESWWKRHREYDTSESPRGGRRGTQTLDYRSADAGRDDAEPNAADVTDTAHSEDIESSIAAVREAIEVHYDNGREEVLFAEVRDVATTPVTTYLALLFLSHRGAVRLQQDDLFGDLWIRDPDASSGDDDADVAAESDAPRGAADDVATPAADDD; encoded by the coding sequence ATGACTGATTCCGCCGGCGCGCCGCCCGCGGCGGGTGACTCCTTCCCCAACGGGGTCAGAACCGACCGCGATCCGGGCGGGAACCCCCCGGGGCCCGACGGCGCGGACGACGAGGAAGTCGAGCCCGTCGAGGTCCTAGTCCAACTCGCCGAGGACGGCGAGATCGACCCCTGGGACGTCGACCTGGTGGAAGCGACCGACGCCTTCCTCGAACGCTTAGCGGAGACCGACCTCCGGACGTCGGGGCGGGCGCTGTTCTACGCCGCCGTGTTGCTCCGGATGAAGAGCGACGCGCTGCTCGAACCCGAAGAGGACGAGGAGCCCGAGCCGGAGCCGTGGGAGGCGGCCCTCGAAGGCCCCGGCGACCCGATCGCGGACCGCGCCGACGACGGCGCCGCCGGCTTCGACCCCGTCGACGCCCTCGAGGCGGAGATGGACCGGCGGCTCGAACGGAAACAGGCCCGCGGCTCCCCCGAGACGCTCGACGAACTCGTCCGGGAACTCCGGGAGGCCGAAGGGGAGTCGTGGTGGAAGCGCCACCGCGAGTACGACACCTCCGAGTCCCCGCGTGGGGGCCGCCGCGGCACACAGACGCTCGATTATCGGTCCGCGGACGCCGGTCGCGACGACGCCGAACCGAACGCGGCCGACGTGACCGACACCGCCCACTCCGAGGACATCGAATCCTCCATCGCGGCGGTCCGGGAGGCGATCGAGGTCCACTACGACAACGGCCGCGAGGAGGTGCTGTTCGCGGAGGTCAGAGACGTCGCAACCACGCCGGTCACGACGTATCTCGCCTTGCTCTTTCTCTCACACCGCGGCGCGGTTCGGCTCCAGCAGGACGACCTCTTCGGCGACCTCTGGATCCGCGATCCCGACGCAAGCAGCGGCGACGACGACGCGGACGTGGCAGCCGAGAGCGACGCCCCGAGGGGTGCAGCCGACGACGTGGCCACGCCCGCGGCGGACGACGACTGA
- a CDS encoding phosphoribosyltransferase, whose protein sequence is MGELPDEFDCTITNWEYIYGLCRDVSDQVKAVDFEPDVVVALARGGWFAGRCICDFLGLDDLTSLKMEHYVGTAEKSGEPEIRYPMPEGSVAGKDVLVIDDIADTGGSIERAYEYVTDRDAGTVRTATLQLLGTSEFDPDFVGERLEQWTWIVYPWNFIEDMIDLTSGVMAKADGEAFERSEIRRHLSEFHGIDRIEMEIAQPDRMDEVLEEMHRRDVIEAAGDDAWRLAE, encoded by the coding sequence ATGGGCGAGCTGCCCGATGAGTTCGATTGCACGATAACCAACTGGGAGTACATCTACGGGCTGTGCCGCGACGTGAGCGACCAGGTGAAAGCCGTCGACTTCGAGCCGGACGTGGTGGTCGCACTCGCCCGGGGCGGGTGGTTCGCGGGCCGGTGTATCTGTGACTTCCTCGGGCTCGACGACCTCACGAGCCTGAAGATGGAACACTACGTCGGGACCGCCGAGAAGTCCGGCGAGCCGGAGATCCGGTACCCGATGCCGGAGGGCAGCGTCGCGGGGAAGGACGTGCTCGTCATCGACGACATCGCCGACACCGGCGGGTCGATCGAGCGCGCCTACGAGTACGTCACCGACCGCGACGCGGGAACGGTCCGGACCGCCACGCTCCAGCTTCTGGGGACCAGCGAGTTCGACCCCGACTTCGTCGGCGAGCGGCTGGAGCAGTGGACCTGGATTGTCTATCCCTGGAACTTCATCGAGGACATGATCGACCTCACGTCGGGCGTGATGGCGAAGGCCGACGGGGAGGCCTTCGAGCGCTCGGAGATCCGCCGTCACCTCTCGGAGTTCCACGGCATCGACCGGATCGAGATGGAGATCGCCCAGCCCGACCGGATGGACGAGGTGCTCGAGGAGATGCACCGCCGCGACGTGATCGAGGCCGCCGGCGACGACGCCTGGCGGCTGGCGGAGTAG
- a CDS encoding AEC family transporter, giving the protein MVAPVSVFTTAILPIVAVGGVGYLLGWARDVDTDALNTVVVYVLAPALVFHSLATTTLAGSTLARITVAVVLFHVVAILVAEAAGRAVGASETALSALILVTAFPNTGNYGIPVSNFAFGETGRATAVVALSVQAVLIYTLGVYIAGRGSAGGVAAGVRRVFGVPLVYAVTAALGVRWLGLVPPADTSVMATLRLVGDSAIPVMLLLVGIQLARTDVGSTLSAVGGAVALKTLVAPVLGVGVALAVGFADPLVARTIVLETAMPSAVTPIILVGEFAEGEVASVPVAEFVSTAIFATTLVSVVTLTAVIAVLQTGVVV; this is encoded by the coding sequence GTGGTCGCTCCGGTCTCCGTGTTCACGACCGCCATCCTCCCGATCGTCGCGGTCGGCGGCGTCGGCTACCTCCTGGGGTGGGCTCGCGACGTCGACACCGACGCGCTCAACACGGTCGTCGTCTACGTCCTGGCGCCGGCGCTCGTCTTTCACAGCCTCGCGACCACGACGCTGGCGGGGTCGACGCTGGCGCGCATCACCGTCGCCGTCGTGTTGTTTCACGTCGTGGCGATCCTCGTCGCCGAGGCCGCCGGCCGGGCGGTCGGGGCCTCCGAGACTGCGCTTTCGGCGCTCATCCTGGTCACCGCCTTCCCCAACACCGGCAACTACGGGATTCCGGTCTCGAACTTCGCGTTCGGGGAGACCGGGCGGGCGACGGCGGTGGTGGCGCTGTCGGTGCAGGCCGTCCTGATATACACCCTCGGCGTCTACATCGCCGGCCGCGGGAGCGCCGGCGGCGTCGCGGCCGGCGTCCGACGGGTGTTCGGCGTGCCGCTGGTGTACGCCGTCACCGCCGCCCTGGGGGTGCGGTGGCTGGGCCTCGTCCCGCCGGCGGACACCTCCGTGATGGCGACGCTCCGGCTGGTCGGCGACTCGGCGATCCCGGTGATGCTACTGCTCGTCGGGATCCAACTCGCCCGGACCGACGTGGGGTCGACGCTGTCGGCGGTCGGCGGCGCGGTCGCGTTGAAGACGCTCGTCGCACCGGTTCTGGGGGTTGGCGTCGCGCTCGCGGTCGGCTTTGCCGATCCGCTGGTCGCGCGGACGATCGTGCTCGAAACCGCGATGCCCTCGGCGGTCACCCCGATCATCCTCGTCGGGGAGTTCGCCGAGGGCGAGGTCGCCAGCGTTCCGGTCGCGGAGTTCGTCTCCACCGCCATTTTCGCGACGACGCTGGTGTCGGTGGTCACGCTGACGGCGGTGATCGCGGTCCTGCAGACCGGCGTCGTGGTGTGA